One genomic region from Rosa rugosa chromosome 1, drRosRugo1.1, whole genome shotgun sequence encodes:
- the LOC133735202 gene encoding B3 domain-containing transcription factor VRN1-like isoform X2: MARKRKPSFFKVLIGDFSDKLAFRKHLAASVLQQSHLRTPAGTWLVDVKSDNGRFFLQKGWKQFVHDNGLKLGEFLIFQYAGNSKFYVDIYGRHGCKKEFVMPARRSEKPFKKRHGNESHRTNAVMSSSIYPKKKMDYQKLKGSAGENKTSQETISVKSEPSDFELETSMDIDESIRNMNSRETLSFQPQVANSALEAANRYSSNHPCFRTLLTETYVTKGILHIPCTFVKDYIKIKKRTAELQVSNRLWSVKWINDSRSSRFSQGWNEFVRQNDLKVGDVCVFELIKQTNDVVMMKVSFFRC; this comes from the exons ATGGCAAGAAAAAGAAAGCCTTCCTTTTTCAAGGTTCTTATAGGTGACTTCTCTGACAAGCTG GCTTTTCGTAAGCATTTGGCTGCAAGTGTACTTCAACAATCCCATCTTCGGACCCCTGCTGGAACTTGGCTTGTTGATGTGAAAAGCGATAACGGCAGGTTCTTTTTACAAAAGGGTTGGAAGCAATTTGTGCATGATAATGGTTTAAAGCTTGGAGAGTTTCTAATTTTCCAATATGCTGGAAATTCAAAATTCTATGTTGACATATATGGAAGACATGGTTGCAAAAAGGAGTTTGTAATGCCGGCTAGGAGAAGTGAAAAACCATTTAAAAAGAGGCACGGTAATGAAAGTCATAGAACAAACGCTGTTATGAGTTCCAGCATATatccaaagaagaagatggattaTCAGAAGTTAAAAGGTTCAGCTGGTGAAAATAAAACTAGTCAAGAAACTATTTCCGTCAAATCTGAACCAAGTGATTTTGAATTGGAAACATCTATGGATATTGACGAGTCAATTA GAAATATGAATTCTAGAGAGACTTTGTCTTTCCAGCCTCAAGTGGCAAATAGTGCTCTAGAAGCAGCCAACAGATACTCATCGAACCATCCTTGCTTCAGAACTCTTTTGACCGAAACTTATGTGACCAAAGGAATTCTG CATATACCATGTACCTTTGTGAAAGATTATATTAAGATAAAGAAAAGGACAGCTGAGCTTCAAGTTTCAAACAGGTTGTGGTCTGTGAAGTGGATAAATGACTCTCGCTCAAGTAGATTCTCTCAAGGTTGGAATGAGTTTGTAAGGCAGAATGATCTGAAAGTGGGAGATGTTTGTGTCTTTGAGCTGATTAAGCAGACGAATGATGTTGTGATGATGAAAGTTTCTTTTTTCAGATGTTGA
- the LOC133735202 gene encoding B3 domain-containing protein Os01g0723500-like isoform X1: MARKRKPSFFKVLIGDFSDKLRIPQAFRKHLAASVLQQSHLRTPAGTWLVDVKSDNGRFFLQKGWKQFVHDNGLKLGEFLIFQYAGNSKFYVDIYGRHGCKKEFVMPARRSEKPFKKRHGNESHRTNAVMSSSIYPKKKMDYQKLKGSAGENKTSQETISVKSEPSDFELETSMDIDESIRNMNSRETLSFQPQVANSALEAANRYSSNHPCFRTLLTETYVTKGILHIPCTFVKDYIKIKKRTAELQVSNRLWSVKWINDSRSSRFSQGWNEFVRQNDLKVGDVCVFELIKQTNDVVMMKVSFFRC, from the exons ATGGCAAGAAAAAGAAAGCCTTCCTTTTTCAAGGTTCTTATAGGTGACTTCTCTGACAAGCTG AGAATCCCACAGGCTTTTCGTAAGCATTTGGCTGCAAGTGTACTTCAACAATCCCATCTTCGGACCCCTGCTGGAACTTGGCTTGTTGATGTGAAAAGCGATAACGGCAGGTTCTTTTTACAAAAGGGTTGGAAGCAATTTGTGCATGATAATGGTTTAAAGCTTGGAGAGTTTCTAATTTTCCAATATGCTGGAAATTCAAAATTCTATGTTGACATATATGGAAGACATGGTTGCAAAAAGGAGTTTGTAATGCCGGCTAGGAGAAGTGAAAAACCATTTAAAAAGAGGCACGGTAATGAAAGTCATAGAACAAACGCTGTTATGAGTTCCAGCATATatccaaagaagaagatggattaTCAGAAGTTAAAAGGTTCAGCTGGTGAAAATAAAACTAGTCAAGAAACTATTTCCGTCAAATCTGAACCAAGTGATTTTGAATTGGAAACATCTATGGATATTGACGAGTCAATTA GAAATATGAATTCTAGAGAGACTTTGTCTTTCCAGCCTCAAGTGGCAAATAGTGCTCTAGAAGCAGCCAACAGATACTCATCGAACCATCCTTGCTTCAGAACTCTTTTGACCGAAACTTATGTGACCAAAGGAATTCTG CATATACCATGTACCTTTGTGAAAGATTATATTAAGATAAAGAAAAGGACAGCTGAGCTTCAAGTTTCAAACAGGTTGTGGTCTGTGAAGTGGATAAATGACTCTCGCTCAAGTAGATTCTCTCAAGGTTGGAATGAGTTTGTAAGGCAGAATGATCTGAAAGTGGGAGATGTTTGTGTCTTTGAGCTGATTAAGCAGACGAATGATGTTGTGATGATGAAAGTTTCTTTTTTCAGATGTTGA
- the LOC133725398 gene encoding probable inactive ATP-dependent zinc metalloprotease FTSHI 5, chloroplastic: MNGKARNEGSGNGNAESRSFLEKKLVFCFHSHIAAQMLLPFREEYLLSSSELTQAQEIATRMVIQDGWGPDDCLAIYYHSNASTTLSMGNNHEYDMAVKVEKIHDLAYYKAKEMLHRNEW; encoded by the exons ATGAATG GGAAGGCCAGAAATGAAGGTTCTGGGAATGGAAATGCTGAATCAAGATCATTCCTTGAAAAGAAGCTCGTATTTTGTTTTCATTCACACATTGCAGCACAAATGCTACTCCCTTTCAGAGAGGAGTACTTGCTTTCTTCTTCAGAGTTAACGCAAGCACAGGAG ATAGCTACACGAATGGTTATTCAGGATGGGTGGGGACCTGATGATTGTCTTGCAATATATTATCACAGCAATGCg TCTACTACTTTAAGCATGGGGAATAACCATGAGTATGATATGGCAGTTAAAGTTGAAAAG ATCCATGATTTAGCATATTATAAAGCTAAAGAAATGCTCCATCGAAATGAGTGGTAG
- the LOC133725388 gene encoding uncharacterized protein At4g28440-like — MEASPAPAVVDLLLQIEQSKGGGDPAWHERLNPDRQGRHHQSGREVTSKNGGARSSLSSLPLQPPRITECLVSDETGTIVFTARNDQVDIMKPSTTVIPHNTKIDMFIKGTMRLAVDKWGRVEVTEPASFEVKEVNNLSLVEYELLSVAVKSGKSSLEQISRVYGNQFNFVHFICIVFLVDHYLGLWLL; from the exons ATGG AGGCGAGCCCAGCACCTGCAGTAGTAGATTTATTGCTACAAATCGAGCAATCAAAAGGTGGAGGAGATCCAGCCTGGCACGAGCGGCTAAACCCTGACCGTCAAGGTCGTCACCACCAATCTGGTCGAGAGGTCACCTCCAAGAATGGCGGTGCTcgatcctctctctcctctctccctcttcagCCCCCTCGCATCACTGAGTGCCTCGTTAGCGATGAGACTGGAACCATTGTCTTCACTGCTCGCAATGACCAAG TTGACATTATGAAGCCTAGTACCACTGTGATTCCACACAATACAAAGATTGACATGTTCATCAAAGGCACTATGAGGCTTGCAGTTGATAAATGGGGTCGTGTTGAAGTCACAGAACCAGCCAGCTTTGAAGTTAAGGAGGTCAACAATCTTTCTCTTGTCGAGTATGAATTACTTAGTGTTGCT GTGAAAAGCGGAAAAAGTAGCTTAGAGCAGATATCTAGAGTTTACGGAAATCAG TTCAATTTTGTGCATTTTATATGCATTGTTTTCCTTGTTGATCATTACCTTGGCTTATGGTTGCTCTAG